From the uncultured Methanobrevibacter sp. genome, one window contains:
- a CDS encoding 7-cyano-7-deazaguanine synthase, whose translation MVYDVNALLNHINRIRKEIGHEEVNIDIKEVLYDKDTNEMWIITNDRPDKSAIIGKGGWVVGRLREELEIASIHVESYSDFLQKEYRMNLSLNKLNSFVNENKENLDYGSFIALNNLIDILKIKLDNLYSFNFYKYFKDLDEGPYGYFESEQPTAIVALSGGTDSSFSLILAKKLGFNPIAITVDPGTIVLPKQFKHNIDKLVSELDVPHEYIQVDYADLIEESFTGRFHPCGRCSKIIEDTLYKYALENDIPIVIFGDMLATGSQCITEQICNFDENEVKINENSENESSDVDNEVNNHKVIRLNLPASLSVSKLENKSLTSHYNLIKFKGFGCPLLYEVHKKFPHMKRYSIQRILRETRSGVLEPGEALDLIWSFYNTD comes from the coding sequence ATGGTATATGATGTAAATGCTCTTCTAAATCACATCAATAGGATTAGAAAGGAAATAGGTCATGAGGAAGTCAATATAGACATTAAGGAAGTTCTATATGACAAGGACACTAATGAAATGTGGATTATTACCAATGACCGTCCCGACAAATCCGCTATTATCGGAAAAGGAGGGTGGGTTGTTGGAAGACTCAGAGAAGAGCTTGAAATAGCTAGCATTCATGTTGAAAGCTATTCTGATTTCCTTCAAAAGGAGTATAGAATGAACCTTTCATTGAATAAGCTAAATTCATTTGTAAATGAAAACAAGGAAAATTTGGATTACGGTTCATTTATAGCATTGAACAATCTAATTGACATTCTAAAGATAAAATTGGATAATCTTTATTCATTTAATTTCTACAAGTATTTCAAGGATTTGGATGAAGGGCCATATGGTTATTTTGAATCTGAACAACCAACAGCTATTGTAGCATTGTCTGGTGGTACTGACAGCAGCTTTTCATTAATATTGGCTAAGAAATTGGGATTCAATCCAATAGCCATTACAGTTGATCCTGGAACAATTGTTCTTCCAAAGCAATTCAAGCATAACATTGACAAGTTGGTAAGTGAATTGGATGTTCCTCATGAATACATTCAAGTCGATTATGCAGATTTGATTGAGGAGTCTTTTACAGGAAGATTCCACCCTTGTGGCAGATGTTCAAAAATCATTGAAGACACTTTATACAAATATGCTTTAGAGAATGATATTCCTATTGTGATTTTCGGAGATATGTTGGCAACTGGAAGTCAGTGCATAACCGAACAAATTTGTAATTTTGATGAAAATGAAGTAAAAATTAATGAAAACAGTGAAAATGAATCAAGTGATGTAGATAATGAAGTCAATAATCATAAAGTTATTAGACTCAACTTACCTGCTTCATTATCCGTATCAAAATTAGAGAACAAATCATTAACCAGTCATTATAATTTAATTAAGTTTAAAGGATTTGGATGTCCTTTGCTGTATGAAGTTCATAAGAAGTTTCCGCACATGAAAAGGTACTCAATTCAAAGAATTTTAAGGGAAACCAGATCAGGTGTACTTGAACCAGGTGAGGCATTGGACTTGATATGGAGTTTTTATAATACTGACTAA